A single region of the Chelmon rostratus isolate fCheRos1 chromosome 5, fCheRos1.pri, whole genome shotgun sequence genome encodes:
- the coro1ca gene encoding coronin-1C-A, which produces MRRVVRQSKFRHVFGQAAKNDQCYDDIRVSRVTWDSALCTVNPKFVALIVDASGGGAFLVLPLHKTGRIDKSYPTVCGHTGPVLDIDWCPHNDQVIASGSEDCTVMVWQIPENGLVTAMSEPVVVLEGHSKRVGIITWHPTARNVLLSAGCDNQIIIWNVGTGEAMITLEDMHPDVIYSVCWNRNGNLISTSCKDKAVRVIDPRKETIVAEKEKAHEGARPMRAIFLSDGNLLTTGFSRMSERQLALWNTQNMEEPMTVHELDTSNGVLLPFYDPDTNVVYLCGKGDSSIRYFEITDEAPYVHFLNIFATKEPQRGMGYMPKRGLDVNKCEIARFYKLHERKCEPIVMTVPRKSDLFQDDLYPDTAGPDPALEAEEWFEGKNGDPILISLKNGYVPGKNREFKVIKKNILDSKVTKNSENSSPANKSASPTPSIKSEAKLEEILKEIKSLKDLVSSQEKRIIKLEEQMSKVAI; this is translated from the exons ATGAGACGAGTTGTACGGCAGAGCAAATTCCGTCACGTCTTTGGCCAGGCGGCGAAGAATGACCAATGCTACGATGATATCCGGGTGTCCAGGGTCACATGGGACAGTGCCCTCTGTACAGTCAACCCCAAGTTTGTTGCCCTAATTGTTGATGCGAGTGGTGGTGGAGCTTTCCTTGTCCTCCCTCTTCATAAG ACGGGACGCATTGACAAATCCTACCCCACAGTGTGTGGACACACAGGCCCGGTGTTAGACATTGACTGGTGCCCCCACAATGATCAGGTCATCGCCAGCGGCTCTGAGGACTGCACAGTGATG GTGTGGCAGATTCCTGAGAATGGCCTTGTCACTGCCATGTCTGAGCCAGTAGTGGTACTGGAGGGCCACTCCAAGCGCGTTGGCATCATCACTTGGCACCCAACAGCACGTAATGTCCTTCTTAGTGCAG GTTGTGACAACCAGATCATCATCTGGAATGTGGGCACAGGTGAGGCTATGATCACCCTGGAGGACATGCATCCTGATGTCATTTACAGCGTGTGCTGGAACCGCAACGGTAACCTTATCAGCACTTCCTGCAAGGACAAGGCTGTCCGTGTCATTGACCCCCGCAAGGAGACGATTGTTGCT gagaaggagaaggcaCACGAGGGCGCTCGACCCATGAGGGCTATTTTCCTTTCTGATGGCAACCTCCTCACCACAGGTTTCAGTCGCATGAGTGAGAGACAGTTAGCCCTCTGGAACACG CAAAACATGGAGGAGCCCATGACTGTTCATGAGCTGGACACCAGCAACGGTGTGCTCTTGCCCTTCTATGACCCAGACACCAACGTTGTTTACCTCTGTGGGAAG GGAGACAGCAGCATCCGTTACTTTGAAATCACAGATGAGGCTCCATATGTTCACTTCCTCAACATCTTCGCCACCAAGGAGCCCCAAAGGGGAATGGGCTACATGCCCAAGAGGGGCCTCGATGTCAATAAGTGCGAAATTGCAAG GTTCTATAAACTGCACGAAAGGAAGTGTGAGCCTATCGTGATGACTGTACCTAGAAAG TCGGACCTGTTCCAGGATGACTTGTACCCAGACACAGCTGGACCCGACCCTGCCCTGGAGGCTGAGGAGTGGTTTGAAGGCAAGAATGGAGACCCCATCCTCATCTCCCTCAAGAACGGCTACGTGCCGGGCAAGAATCGTGAATTCAAGGTGatcaaaaagaacattttggaCAGCAAGGTGACCAAGAACTCAGAGAACTCAAGCCCTGCCAACAAGTCTGCCTCCCCAACTCCATCGATT AAATCTGAAGCCAAGCTGGAGGAGATCTTGAAAGAAATCAAATCCCTCAAGGACCTGGTCAGCAGTCAGGAGAAGCGAATCATCAAACTTGAAGAGCAAATGTCCAAAGTTGCCATTTAG